The DNA region GCATGGAGGGATTTTTTAAAAGCGGGGAAAAATCGATCATCGCGCCAATGGCGATAAATATCAGCAGCGGAAAGAGTTCCGTCCTGATCCCCGCTTCAAAGAGCACGGTCAACGGACCTGTGCTGCCGACCGCAGTGGACAATGGGATATTAGCCAATATCGTGCCAAAACCAATCGGTAAAAGCAACGCCGGTTCATATTTCCGGCTGATCGCCAGCCAGATCAAAACCATGCCGACGATGAGCATCACTCCCTGGCTCCAGGTGAAGGCAAACAAGCCCTGGGTTAACATTTCCATCTAATTTACTCCATTACTTACACTGAGAACCCAAAACTATCACCGTGCCACTTATGTCAATGCTTTTATGTGCGGGAGGGCTCTCAAGCCTTTTCATACGTTCTGAAACCGATGTTGCATTATCTGCCTTGCTCGTTAAATGGAGCCCACGTATGTTCCATCTCAGCGTAACGACAGTCGCCTCGACCGTCCTAACTGTCCATCACTCGAATAGATTAACCTGGTATTTATATGGTTATGGTAAAATCTTCCTCAATATAAGCCATACTCTTGGTCTGTAATGCCCAAATCGCTTTCCTGACCCTTGAAAACGACGCTGAAAGTGCTGCCGCGGTTGATGCGGCTTTGCAGATTGAGCTCTCCGCCGAGACGTTTGACAAAATCCTCCACGAGTATGAGCCCCAACCCCGTTCCTGGCTCTTGCTTCGTTCCCGGACGCCGGTAGCTACTATCGATGCGAAAGATGCCGGGTATCTCAACGCGGGGGATGCCGATGCCATAATCTTGCACGCTAATGATCAGTTCGCCCATAATTCTTTCGGCGCGAATGACCACCTTTCCGCCGGGTTGGGAGTATTTCACGGCATTGGAGATCAGGTTTCTCAGCACGGTGGTCATCAGGCGTTGATCGCTATAGAGACGGATCTCAGGATCGATGTCGATTTCAAAAACGATCTCTTTTTGCAGGGCATGGACTTCGTTATCGTCAATGCAATCCCGGATATTCTGGGAAAGGTTGAACAGCGATGTCTGCACTTTGACTTGTCCGTTTTGGGCACGCGTCCAATCCAACAGGTTTTCCAAAAGCAAATACATATTTTTGGCGGAACCGCTGATCTGCCGGATAAAATCCTCCATCTCACAGGGGCTGAACTTGCTGTAGTTCTGATGAATAAAATCCCCCAGCGAGATGATCGCGTAAACGGGATTTTGCAGGTCATGCACGATGATGGAAAAGAATTTATCCTTCATCATGTTCAGCTCGGAAAGCTCCGCAGCCTTGTCCCGAAGCTGCGTCTCAAGCAGTTTCATATTCGTGATATCGGTGATGAATCCGTCCAGATAGACGGGATTGCGATTGGCGTCATAGATCGCGTTGCCTTTTTCCAAGACCCATTTTATCGCTCCATCTTTGCAGCGGATGCGATATTCCATCATGAACTGAATCCGGTTTTCAACGCTGAGATTGACCGATTCCCTCACGAGGATGCGATCTTCTTGCAGGATCAGATCTTCGTATGAGAGTTCGCTGTTGTAAAGTATTTCCAAGGGTTGATATCCAGTGAGCGCACCACACCCTTCGGAGAGAAAGAGCATCGTCCATTTGGAATCGTTCCGACATCGGTAGGCGATTCCCGGAAGGTTGCACAAAAGGTTGCTCATCAGCTCCGGAATCAGCGTGTTAAATGACTCCACGCCGTCTTTGGTAAAATCGTCAAGCCTGTTGTTCTTTTCGCTTTCAGTCATGATTTGCAGGAAAATAAATACGGCAAAAGCTGTCAATTAGATTTTTTCCTACATTTGCAATTCCGTCTTGCCGGATGCACAAAATCCATAGCTGCACCGGAAAAAATTCTTTACTTTTTGCCGTGCCACAATTACACTTTCTAATCCATTCTAATCCAAAACTTCACCAAGCCGGAGCTTGACATACCGAACATAATCCCATTCTTCTTCCTAAAAATCCGTTTCTTGAATTTAATAAAACCGCCCCCTTAGCATTACGGTATCAATACGGAGTCATTACGGACTAAGTCCGTATTGACTCCGTAATGCTCTCGGGGAAGGTGTCCTGTAGCGCAGCATGCCGATGCTGCGGAAGTGAAAGAATGGATGAGATATGAGATAAACACAGAGGAAAGCAGAGTGAAAGCTGAGCA from Candidatus Cloacimonadaceae bacterium includes:
- a CDS encoding PAS domain-containing sensor histidine kinase: MTESEKNNRLDDFTKDGVESFNTLIPELMSNLLCNLPGIAYRCRNDSKWTMLFLSEGCGALTGYQPLEILYNSELSYEDLILQEDRILVRESVNLSVENRIQFMMEYRIRCKDGAIKWVLEKGNAIYDANRNPVYLDGFITDITNMKLLETQLRDKAAELSELNMMKDKFFSIIVHDLQNPVYAIISLGDFIHQNYSKFSPCEMEDFIRQISGSAKNMYLLLENLLDWTRAQNGQVKVQTSLFNLSQNIRDCIDDNEVHALQKEIVFEIDIDPEIRLYSDQRLMTTVLRNLISNAVKYSQPGGKVVIRAERIMGELIISVQDYGIGIPRVEIPGIFRIDSSYRRPGTKQEPGTGLGLILVEDFVKRLGGELNLQSRINRGSTFSVVFKGQESDLGITDQEYGLY